A portion of the Acidobacteriota bacterium genome contains these proteins:
- a CDS encoding SDR family oxidoreductase, with protein sequence MNLELQGRVAMVAAASKGLGKACALALAAEGCHVSICARSADELEKVRAEAAHYAEALAVTVDVAAAADLERWHQQTVERFGQVDILVTNTGGPPVSRFLQLSDAQWQAGVESTLMNVVRLSRLVLPGMQQRRWGRLIHLTSLVAKQPVDELTISSTIRAGLSGLTKTQANQFGPDNITVNAVLMGHILTDRQYHLADVRVKEQGITYEQYFEQQAAAIPLRRLGEPREVGEVVAFLASERASYVTGVSLQVDGGLIRSTL encoded by the coding sequence ATGAACCTGGAATTGCAAGGCCGCGTCGCGATGGTGGCCGCCGCCAGCAAAGGCCTTGGCAAGGCTTGTGCGCTGGCGTTGGCCGCCGAAGGCTGTCACGTTTCAATTTGCGCGCGCAGCGCTGACGAATTGGAAAAAGTTCGCGCGGAAGCCGCCCACTATGCCGAAGCTTTGGCGGTCACGGTTGACGTTGCCGCCGCCGCCGATTTGGAACGCTGGCATCAGCAAACCGTCGAGCGTTTTGGCCAGGTGGACATTCTGGTCACCAATACCGGCGGGCCGCCCGTCAGCCGCTTTCTGCAATTGAGCGATGCACAATGGCAGGCGGGCGTCGAATCTACGTTGATGAATGTCGTGCGCCTCTCACGGCTGGTGCTGCCTGGCATGCAGCAACGCCGCTGGGGCCGCCTCATCCACCTGACTTCGCTGGTGGCAAAACAACCGGTGGATGAACTGACGATCTCCAGCACCATTCGCGCAGGCCTGTCCGGGCTGACCAAAACGCAGGCCAATCAATTCGGGCCTGACAACATCACCGTCAACGCCGTCTTGATGGGCCACATTCTGACCGACCGCCAATACCACCTCGCCGATGTGCGTGTGAAAGAACAGGGCATCACTTACGAACAATACTTTGAACAGCAAGCCGCCGCGATTCCTTTGCGCCGTCTGGGCGAACCGCGCGAGGTCGGCGAAGTCGTCGCCTTTCTGGCTTCGGAACGCGCCAGCTATGTCACTGGAGTTTCATTGCAGGTGGATGGCGGTTTAATTCGCAGCACTTTATGA